In Canis lupus dingo isolate Sandy chromosome 32, ASM325472v2, whole genome shotgun sequence, the following are encoded in one genomic region:
- the LOC112671692 gene encoding peptidyl-prolyl cis-trans isomerase NIMA-interacting 4-like isoform X2 produces the protein MRQRKPLRVRSQFSEMPPKEKSGSRKGRKGGAASGSDSSDKKAQGPKGGGNTIKVRHFLCEKHGKIMEAMEKLKSGMRFNEVATQYSEDKARQGGDLGWMTRGSMVGPFQEAAFALPVSGPDEPVFTDPPIRTKFGYHIIMVEGRK, from the coding sequence ATGCGGCAAAGGAAGCCATTGAGGGTTCGGTCGCAGTTTTCGGAGATGCCGCCCAAGGAAAAGAGCGGTtccaggaaagggaggaaagggggagCCGCCTCCGGGAGTGACAGTTCTGACAAGAAGGCCCAGGGTCCCAAAGGTGGTGGTAATACAATAAAGGTTAGACACTTTCTGTGTGAAAAACATGGGAAAATCATGGAAGCCATGGAAAAGTTAAAGTCTGGAATGAGATTCAATGAAGTGGCCACACAGTATAGTGAAGATAAAGCCAGGCAAGGGGGCGACTTGGGTTGGATGACCAGAGGTTCCATGGTGGGACCATTTCAAGAAGCAGCATTTGCCTTGCCTGTAAGTGGGCCAGATGAGCCTGTGTTTACCGACCCTCCAATTAGGACAAAATTTGGATATCATATTATTATGGttgaagggagaaaataa
- the LOC112671692 gene encoding peptidyl-prolyl cis-trans isomerase NIMA-interacting 4-like isoform X1: MENDSWVHKQCNVYNWMRQRKPLRVRSQFSEMPPKEKSGSRKGRKGGAASGSDSSDKKAQGPKGGGNTIKVRHFLCEKHGKIMEAMEKLKSGMRFNEVATQYSEDKARQGGDLGWMTRGSMVGPFQEAAFALPVSGPDEPVFTDPPIRTKFGYHIIMVEGRK; the protein is encoded by the coding sequence ATGCGGCAAAGGAAGCCATTGAGGGTTCGGTCGCAGTTTTCGGAGATGCCGCCCAAGGAAAAGAGCGGTtccaggaaagggaggaaagggggagCCGCCTCCGGGAGTGACAGTTCTGACAAGAAGGCCCAGGGTCCCAAAGGTGGTGGTAATACAATAAAGGTTAGACACTTTCTGTGTGAAAAACATGGGAAAATCATGGAAGCCATGGAAAAGTTAAAGTCTGGAATGAGATTCAATGAAGTGGCCACACAGTATAGTGAAGATAAAGCCAGGCAAGGGGGCGACTTGGGTTGGATGACCAGAGGTTCCATGGTGGGACCATTTCAAGAAGCAGCATTTGCCTTGCCTGTAAGTGGGCCAGATGAGCCTGTGTTTACCGACCCTCCAATTAGGACAAAATTTGGATATCATATTATTATGGttgaagggagaaaataa